The DNA region TGCGGGTGCGGCTCCGGCGGCGTCTGCCTTGCGCATCCCGGCTCACAGCCCAAATGCCGCCCCGGATCATGTTCTCTTGCGTGACGTTGAACGTGGTCCAAAGGTCTTTGCTGCGGTCATCGCGGCGGCGCGGCTCTAAAAGCTGTTCCGGTTTGACAGGGGTCTTTGTTTCCCCCTCTGCATCGCCAAACCGCAGAACATGGGCGGCTTCGGCAAAGGCGTGACGCTCATCTGAATTGAGGGTCAGACCCGACCAGTCGGCGGGTGCAACAAGGGCCTTTTCGGCTTCACCCATGACACGGTAGGTGCCTTCAATCACCTTGCCCGGAACATCGCCGCTATGACGCACTTTCACGCTGTCGAAGGTCGATGTTTGAGTGACCAAGGAATTGAGGCAACAGACCCGGAACAATCCGGCCATCAGGTCATAGGCGGATGTGCCGTCATTGGCGTTCTTCAGAAGGATTTCGCAGACCGTATCGCCGACACTGTATTTCTGATCATCATCCAAGCGCCGCAGTCTGATCAGGTGTTTGGTGAAGTTGGTTTTGCTTTCATCGCGTGTGCGGGATTGCTTCGCGCCAACCGGCATGAAGCCTTCATCCATCAAGCCGCGCAGGATGTCGATGGTCGGGATGGGCTGAAAGCGGTCTGACCGGCTTTCGTGGGCTTCCGTTGTAAAGATAGACGGTGCCAGCCGTCTTAGTTCGTCTTCGTTGAGCGCACGCCCATGATCAAATCGGGCTGTGTGGGCATAAACTGTCATGTGGGTTTTCTCCTTTTCCCTATTCCGCGAAGCGGGTTCTGTCCCGAAGGGGCAGGAGCCCGGCTCCTGCTCCTGAGACTTCGGCGGCGAGAACGAAGGGGAGAGGGACAAGGGGAAAATCCGGAGGGGGATCTCCCACCGGGACGGCCGGGTGCAGATCCTCGGGCCCGTGGGGCACGTGGATCCGCACCCGGTCCTGCAGGAATGGAGAGCGCCGGCGTTGCCGGCGATCGCAATGACGAAGGATGGGGAGACCGGATTTTGCCCTTGTGGGAGAGGGGAAGCCGCGCGGCCCCTTTCCCGCCAACAAGTGACAATGACCGCGACAGCGGACCTTAGATCAGGGCAAGCGGAGCGCGCAGGACCATAGTCCGGAGACAAGAGGGATTGTGACCGGATGGCGGAGACGGGCGCTTGCGGCTGGCTCCGTGAGCGGAGCGAATAGAGCCCGGCCCAACGGGATTGCAATTATTAATTAATATTGCTACGCAAAACACGGAATGATTGTCCCCGGATCCTCTCGTCGATCCACTCATTCCCTCCTTGCGAACCCCGGTCGGCACTGACCGGGGTTTTTTCAAGGTTCCGCGGCTGAAATTAGATCAGCCTGACAGTTTTGCGAGGCGCGGTGGCGTTTCGTAGGAAAAACGAAACTTGAACGCCCCGGTATTGTCGACAAGAAGGTCGCAAATGGTCCAGGGGTGAGAACTTGGTTGTGCGGCAGCCATTTCGGAGCGCAACTCTTTGAACAGTCCGCGCAGATCGATGCCGAGCCGAATTTGTTCGCACTGCCCGCCTATATGGACATCGCCGTCAGGGCTGAGCACAAGATCACCGTCAATGGTGTCAATTTCGATATTCACTTCCGCTCGGTCAAATGCGTCTGGCAGTTCGGAAATAAGTTTGCGGGCAATCGCTTCCTGAAGAGCTTGCACCATCGTTATTCCTTTGATTTGCAAGTGTTTAGTCAACGACCTGAGGACTTTGAAACTCTGTATTTGTAACAATGTAGACAGGAGCCCCAACGAGGTTGTCACCAACCTGGTCAGGTTTCAAATGCGCGTAACCGAAAAAATAGCAGCCGTTTTCGAACAGCACGATCGACCCTAAGTGCATGCGGTGCTTCCAACCTGATATCTCGACTGGCAAGGGTGTCACACGCGCCCAGTCATCATCGAAAACAGCGCTGAATTGTGCAGTGATCTCGGCCTCGGAGAGATCTGCGTCCACAGCGAAGGGTCCAAAGACCTGGGCGTCTTGATAGTGTTCCTCGGCATAATCCCACAGCGGGCGCAAAATCTTGCGCGACAATGCGGTTGTCTTTGTGCCGAACGGGACGCGATCGTGTGACGTCAGAACGTCATCGACGGAGAGACAAGGTGCCTCCTCGCTCCAAAATCCGGATGGAAACCCGTTGCAGGCGTAGGCGGATGTTTCCCCTGCAAGTATGAAACATTGAACCAACGAAAAGATCGTCACTGATCTAAGCGTGAGTTGTCTCATTTGAGTCATTGTGGACTTCGCTCCATCAACGGGCTGCCAGAACGTCTTTCTTCCCAATGGATTGTTGCAGCCGACCTGCAGCGCAATTTTCATTTCAAATAGTCTGAGGATGGTACAAAGGTATGACGCCCACTCAAGCTCGCACTTAGTGGAACGTCCGCGCAGCGGAAACGCCCCGAATTATGGGGCAATATTGCCATGGATGCCTAGAAAAATCCGGTGAAGGAGGTGAATTCACCATCGCTGTTCAATGTTGCGTGGCTGGTACCCTGCATCATTTCAGCGCCGTTTTTGCCGCGCAAGGTCCAGCGCGCCAAGGTGTGATTGTGATGGCTTTTGACATCAACAATCTCGAAAAATCCGCCCGGAACGTCCTTTTGAAAGTTGGAGATGTGCGCGGAAAATGCAGCCCGACCTACAACCTCCGCTGTGGGGTCAGTGTAGGTGACGTCTTCCGACACAAGTGTTGCCAGAGTGGCGTCGCGCGCTTCATCCGGCTGGGACCATGTTTTAGCGTAAATACCCCATTTTTCATCAAGCATCGATAACTCCTATGATCGCTGTGATTTCGTCTTTGATAGTGGCGCGCAAAGACGCTTTGTCGTGGCCGTGCCGGATTAGTACCAGCAAGCCCTGATAGTAAGTGAGCAGTCGCAGCGACATGCCGTCCGCCTGAGCTTCGCTAACATCCTGTATTGCCAATATCGTAGCCTTGAAGGCCGTTAGGAACGCTGCAAAGCCATCGTCAATCGCAGTTCTTGCAGCTGTGTCCTGCCCTGCGAATTCAATGGCGCTGTTCGTCAACAGACAGCCAAATGCACCATCATTCGGCTCTTCCAACAAAGATTGAAAGAGCGAGATCAAGCCTGCAAGAGAGTTTGGATTTGCCAGATGCGTACGAATGCGGCTCTTAACAACGGTCTCGTTGTAGTGGTCTAACACTCGCGCGAACACGGCATCCTTGTTGCCAAAGCTGTTGTATAGACTACCGGACGACAACCCTGTCTCCGCTTCCAGTGTTTTCACGGAAACCCCGCCATATCCATACCGTCGAAAGATATGGCTAGCTGCTGTCAGCGCTTTTCCTTCGTCGAATTCTTGAGGACGTCCCACGATTCATATCCATTTTAAAACAGTCGTTTTAAAATATACATTTTAGAATGACTGTCAACCACTGTGATGCGGGCGGCTTGTGAAATCCCGTAGGTTCTAAAGTCCGCACCGATGGACGGTGTTTACGACAGATTGGTGAGAGCAGCGGCGTTCATTTCAGCTCCTCCAGGAGGGATACTGAAGGTTCGTGACCCTGATCAGCAGCCAGGTTGAGCAGGACCTCCGCCCAGCCCCAATCGGTGTCGTTTTCGATGAGGTAGATTGCCAGATTGTAGCCGCCATCCAGATCACCTGCCTGGAAGGCCTTCATCAGCCAATAGATGCAGTCATTTTTGTTGGCTTCGAAGTCGGCCTGGCAGAACAGATTGCCCAGGTTGAAGAAGGCGGGCACGAATTCGGCGGCGGCACTTTCGCCATAGTAGTCCATGGCGGTGTCGAGGTCCTTCTCGACAACCTCTCCCGTTTCGTAGAAGACGCCGACGTTGTAAGATCCGGCCGGACTGCCTTTGCGGCTTGCGAACTCATAGAGCCGAAACGCGATTTCCAGATTTCCGCCCTCCTTGGCTTTCTCAGCCGCGTTCAGAATGCTCGGGATCCCCTGTTTCTCAAACAGGCAATTGATTTTTCGGGAGTCGTCGATCTCGATTTCGCATGCGTCGGGAAACAACGGGTTTTCAATGTTCGATGGATTGGCCTGAAGTGGTGTCGGCGAGCTAGACAGAGCGGCGACGAGACACACTGCATAAAGAGGCTGTTTGGTTGACATTCGGCTGGTTCCGTTTTCCCGTTCGGGAATAGAGCTGCAGCCCCCAGAGCTCTTCCCGTCACACGATCATCTGAACGTCATAGGCGATCAATCGCCACGCTTTCAATCCTAGATTATTGCTGCTGTGCAAAAACCCGGAATGCTCGTTTGCCTCGACCATCTCTCTTTGATGGTTTTGTTCCCGTTTCAACCGCGGTCGGCACTGGCCGGTGTCTTTTATCGCGCCTCCAAGACATTGGATGTATTGATAGTGTGGCACCACTTGGGCACGTCACAGGCGCATCGGAAAGTGTGGTCAGCGCCACGTGCATTTGACGCTCGGCTCCGTAAAGCGGACTGTCAGGGCTGAAGCCGGTCTCTTTTGGCCCTCTGATCACATCGAATATGCCGACGATGGACGGTACGGCCTTGAGGGTCGGCGCAACCTTGTGCTTCAGGAATGTCCCCGCCCGGATCCAAGATCCCGGCTCCTCGCGGACCAAATTCCTGATCACTGCGGTTCTCCACTGGCGTTTCGATCCGGACGGGATGCCCCTCGCCTCTTGGCGGCCGTTCTTTTGGTCCATCGGCAATTCGAACAAGAGGACCAAGACGATGACCGACACCAACCTGACCAACTACATTCAGTTCGCCGGCGACAAGCTGACAGGCAACATTGCAACACTCTCCTTTGACGTCGATGTGAGCGGCGAGGCCTTTCACAGCGACAATGACAAAGCCCCGAAGTTCCAGCTCTTTGCCAAAAGTCCTGCGGGACGCCGGATCCAGATCGGCGGCATTTGGGAGCGGACCAACGCAAAGGGAGATCCCTTCTTCACTCTGACGATCAACACCGGTCACTCAAAGTTCTACGCGAACCTTGGCCGGTATCCGGGCCAGGACGATGACACGCTGCAAGCGGTCATCCCGAATGACTATCTGAACAGCGATCGCCGGGGGTAACCCCGGCGAAAGCCGCCGCATGGCGGGGGCGCATTAGGCCCCTGCACCCAGGATTGGATCGCACTGAACTTTGTTGACATGCTTGATAGGTCAAGACATTGGACAAGCGATCAACGCTGCATGGTGCAACTGACATCGAATGATCCTAAGCGACCAGAGTTAGAAGTCCTTATGAATGCAATTGATATCACCTACGACATTGATCCAGCGCTCTATCGACGCGCGGTAACGCAGCCTCTCAAGGCCCGCAATCGCACAGTGACGGTGGCGCGCAACCTTCTTGCGACAGCCTGCGCGTGCGGCGTTTTAGTGGCACTTAACTTCTTATTGTTCGATGGCGTGTCGATTGTGCCTCTGAGTGTCGGGTTTACACTCGGAGCAAGTATTGTTTTCGTAACCTGGTGGAAACAACACCGCACATTGGTCAAGATCCACGAACAATACAGTGAAAGCGGCGGAACTTCTCGTTTCACTGCAGATTCCACGGGGATCGTGGTTGAGCGCCCCGGCATCGAGAGCCGTATCGCATGGTCTCTAGTGCGTGATGTGCGCCGTATCGAAGGTGCCGTTTTGATCGAATTGCCAACCGCACGCGTGATCTTACCGGAGACTGCTTTGAAGGACAGAGACAGCGCGGATCTTGTATCGCAGTTAAATGCGTGGAAGGGTTCAAATTAATCTATCCTGGCCAGGATCATGGCAGTCTGCAGGCGGTTATTCCGAACGACCATCTGAACAGCGATCGCCGGGGTTGATCCCCGGCGAAAGCCCGTTGTGAGCGCATGAAGCCCCCCGCATTCCGGAAGGGATGCGGGGGTTGCTCTTGTCAGCCGGTTTTGGCGTCTTTCGTGTTGTCATTGTCGGATTTTAGTGGAACGCTCACTCCGAAGCGAATGCTGAACAGTGGCGGCAGTCCGAGTGCTACGCTGATGCTTAACTGACCGTTGGTGCGGCCTTTCTTCAGCAGCTTGCCGAAATAAGCGTAGGCGTTGCGGCTGGTGCGTTTCAGGTAAGAAAAGATCTTTTTCATGGGTGTCTCCGTTTTGTTGAATTTGCCTGATTGCAAAGCAACGAGACGCGGCGGACAGCGGACATATGCACCGCTTGCGGCCGCAACGAAGTGGAGGACCCTTCAGGGTTGCAGATATCCGCGAGCCGCGTACGTTCGCGCCGCAAATCATCAAAGTCTTCAACAAACGAGATGCCTGAAAGTCTTCTCCCTGGAACGCACCAGACGGAACGACCGCTTCCGCTTGGCAAGCTGCTGAAGAAAGGCTGCGGGCCCAAACGCATCGGCTCATATTGATCTGACTGCCGCCACTGTTCGGTATTCACGGGCACGGCGTCTTGAGCTTCTTGCATCAATGACACGAACAGCCAAAACCGGCTGATAAGAGCAGGCCACCCTCCGGGTGCTCTTCTTCATGCGTGGGGGTGGGAAGTATTGAGGGGTGGGGCCGTTTGGGGCGCCCTTGATCCGTTTTTCAGGCGTTCGATGCGCCTGAAAAACGGCCGCGGCTTGGCGATTTCCGAAAGATGTTTTGTGTTGTCCGTAGGTTGTGAGCAAGCCTGCTTAGGACGAACGGTAGTCACGCCTCAATAGTTCAAACTTGGCAATAAGGTCGTCGATAAGCTCAAGTTCTTCTGGCGTCAGCTCAAACTTTAGACCGGCAAAAACCGTTTCGACGCCATTAATTCGGATTTGTTCGCTTTCGCTCAAGGGCTTTTCGAGCGTTATGAAAAACCTATACCCTTCAATAAGTTCGTGCAGGACTTCTCTAACGTCCCGAACGGGTTGCATATTCATTGGCCAATTCCTCCATATATCGGCCTCACGATTCTAGGGATTGCGAGCCGGTATGCTTTGCAAACTTGGCGATTTCGGGAAAATGTCTTATATTAGGTTCCGGAGTGGGATGGCAGGTTTCCCCGCCACCCCGTTTCCTTACACTATGAATTGGACCCGTATTCGCACTGTCCAGGTGGTACGGGTCTTTTTCATTGTAAGGGAAACGCTAATGGGCATGAACCACATTGCATTTCCTCCGTTAGAACGGCAAGGCTGTTGCCACAGCCGGGCTAGCCTATCTGGCCCGGTCGCGCCGCTGGACCGGCGCTGCTGCTTTTGCCGCTCAAAACTGAATCAGTCTTTCGATGTCTTAAACCGAATGATCTTGGTGTGGACCCGGCACGTTGAGAAAGTGTCAACGGGCAGGGTTTCCAGCGTGTCCGCCTCCTTGTGAATGTAAGTGATGGGGACCAGCGCAACAAGTGTGGCCGGTTCCGCGTGACCGTTCCGCCCCAGGAGCGACAGAGCGGCGCGGATATGTTTGCCTACCTGCGAAAAGGGCGGGTTCATCAGGATACGAGGAAACGCAACTTTGCCTTTCGCCTCCTCTGAGTAGTCCAGAAAACAGGACTGGATGACCGGCACACCGAGGGTTGCGACTTTGGCCGCAAGCTTGTGGTGGCGCTCAATGGCGGTTATTTCGGACGGGCTATGACCGGAAGCGAGCAACGCGCAGACAAGCGCGCCCGTCCCGGCGCTCGGTTCCAGAGTGTTGTAATCACCAGCTGACCCGAGATAGCCCACCATGCGCCGCGCAACGCTTTCCGGCGTTACATGGCATTCGCTGAATTTGTCGATGATAAGGGGCTCTGCAATTTCCAGCGTTTTGGGGATGGCCCGTGGGCTTCGCTGCTGAACGGGAATGAACATTGGTTTTTTGGGACGGGCATAGACGGATTTTTTCATGAGCCTTGCCTTTTTTTGAAGCGTCTGAGCTGCTGCAAACAATCTGCGGCTTCGCAGCGGGTGATGTCTTTTGAGATCATCAGGCACCATTTTGGGAACAGCTTCACGGTGCGGTTTGGATAGATCCGCATGATTGCATTCGGAAAGTCGTAGCTTCTGAAAGCGTCAAATCGGCACTTAAGCATGGGGTTGCCTCGTGTTTTCGCGTTCGGATCGATGAGAAACGAGGGGGCCAAGCCCCCTCCTCCCGCCGTTCAAGCAGCTTCCGGGTTGCCTTTGAGGCTTTCCGGTGTTTCGTGTGTCTTGGAATCGGTGAGGAACACGGCAACGCGCGGGCTGGAATAGTACGGGCCTTTGTGGTCCGGATCGGGAGCAACCTTAAACCGGAAGGTTCCGCAAAGGCTGGTTTCCACCCACCGGGCATCGCTGTGAATGGCCGCGTATTGCGCCTTGGTCATTTCCACCTGACGGAATGTGCGGGTTTCGCCGGCGTGGTAGCGGTTTGGCGCGACAAGCTCCCCTGCCCTGAAATTCAGGATCGGCGGCAAAGCCGATTTCTTTTCCGGCACCGAATAGCCGACGCTTTGCATCAAGTCCCGCCATTGATCGGCGGTAAG from Roseibium sp. HPY-6 includes:
- a CDS encoding DUF932 domain-containing protein; this encodes MTVYAHTARFDHGRALNEDELRRLAPSIFTTEAHESRSDRFQPIPTIDILRGLMDEGFMPVGAKQSRTRDESKTNFTKHLIRLRRLDDDQKYSVGDTVCEILLKNANDGTSAYDLMAGLFRVCCLNSLVTQTSTFDSVKVRHSGDVPGKVIEGTYRVMGEAEKALVAPADWSGLTLNSDERHAFAEAAHVLRFGDAEGETKTPVKPEQLLEPRRRDDRSKDLWTTFNVTQENMIRGGIWAVSRDAQGRRRRSRTRTVNGIEQDIKLNKALWVLTEKMAELKGSRAA
- a CDS encoding nuclear transport factor 2 family protein encodes the protein MLDEKWGIYAKTWSQPDEARDATLATLVSEDVTYTDPTAEVVGRAAFSAHISNFQKDVPGGFFEIVDVKSHHNHTLARWTLRGKNGAEMMQGTSHATLNSDGEFTSFTGFF
- a CDS encoding TetR/AcrR family transcriptional regulator; translation: MGRPQEFDEGKALTAASHIFRRYGYGGVSVKTLEAETGLSSGSLYNSFGNKDAVFARVLDHYNETVVKSRIRTHLANPNSLAGLISLFQSLLEEPNDGAFGCLLTNSAIEFAGQDTAARTAIDDGFAAFLTAFKATILAIQDVSEAQADGMSLRLLTYYQGLLVLIRHGHDKASLRATIKDEITAIIGVIDA
- a CDS encoding tetratricopeptide repeat protein, coding for MSTKQPLYAVCLVAALSSSPTPLQANPSNIENPLFPDACEIEIDDSRKINCLFEKQGIPSILNAAEKAKEGGNLEIAFRLYEFASRKGSPAGSYNVGVFYETGEVVEKDLDTAMDYYGESAAAEFVPAFFNLGNLFCQADFEANKNDCIYWLMKAFQAGDLDGGYNLAIYLIENDTDWGWAEVLLNLAADQGHEPSVSLLEELK
- a CDS encoding DUF736 family protein, with the translated sequence MTDTNLTNYIQFAGDKLTGNIATLSFDVDVSGEAFHSDNDKAPKFQLFAKSPAGRRIQIGGIWERTNAKGDPFFTLTINTGHSKFYANLGRYPGQDDDTLQAVIPNDYLNSDRRG
- a CDS encoding trans-acting factor B; protein product: MKKIFSYLKRTSRNAYAYFGKLLKKGRTNGQLSISVALGLPPLFSIRFGVSVPLKSDNDNTKDAKTG
- a CDS encoding methyltransferase type 11, which gives rise to MKKSVYARPKKPMFIPVQQRSPRAIPKTLEIAEPLIIDKFSECHVTPESVARRMVGYLGSAGDYNTLEPSAGTGALVCALLASGHSPSEITAIERHHKLAAKVATLGVPVIQSCFLDYSEEAKGKVAFPRILMNPPFSQVGKHIRAALSLLGRNGHAEPATLVALVPITYIHKEADTLETLPVDTFSTCRVHTKIIRFKTSKD